Genomic segment of Salvia hispanica cultivar TCC Black 2014 chromosome 2, UniMelb_Shisp_WGS_1.0, whole genome shotgun sequence:
caaattttgtgggacggacggaaatgaaaaaatgggacaaactttgtgggacggacggaaatgaaaaaatgggacaatttttgtgggacggaaggagtaattgAGAGAGTAAAAaggaataataatatttcttgaCATCCATCATTTAGGTGAGATGATATTTCTTGAGatcaatcatttttattcccTTTTTAAAGGGAAAGATAATTTAgcctttattcattttttcctcttttttaaaagggaaagatatttttaactttatttacACTAATATGTATTGGCAATCATCATCCATCAAAGGCCTAGACAAAATATGGTACGGTGGTAGACCAAGTGGCCATGTAACTAAATTTTGagcttttaaaatttagtctggattttaaaatttgtgtctatataatatactccactTATTAAGTTATAAACATGTTACatgtgtaataaatttgtACTGACAAACATACACTGTTACAATGTGAATACTCAATATTGATCAAGTGATTATCGCCAGCATGTGAGTTGTAATTTGGTAAGTTATAGGATAAAAACAGtatatttattactagtagtatttttaattttaattaagtggttgtgaagagagaaaaataattagtgggcgtgtaaaattattcaattatttattaaaaattaattcgGGAACTATGAAGGTAAACATCAAAGCCCAAACTAAACAATTATTCGGCCCAGCATGCTAGCCCAATTGTGACCAACCTTGTTAAACCCAGAATCAATTTtcttcaagaaaaattattaattaatcacaaaaaataatggGGATATTGgtatctaatatcacgaaactttcaaaaagttgaattttttccacgaactttaaaattggcaaataatatcacaaactttacctcgaatttgttttttcccacaagtgaaaaaattcccacaaataatattatgatacggattttgtttcataatttttcgacaacaattttgagagcttcaattttttccattctttgaagatagtttttcttgaagcacatcctccaaaattgttctttaatctattaaaataacatgagttttttttattcgtgggaaaaaaataaacctggggtaaagttcatgatattatttatcaattttaaagttcatgagAAAAATCTAAcattttgaaagtttcgtgatattagatgtcaatcTCCCAAAGTAATATGATTTGCAATGCCTAACCcaaaagtttcgtgatattagatgtcaatcTCCCAAAGTAATATGATTTGCAATGCCTAACCcaaaagtttcgtgatattagatgtcaatcTCCCAAAGTAATATGATTTGCAATGCCTAACCcaaaagtttcgtgatattagatgtcaatcTCGCATAGAAATATGATTTGCAATGCCTAACCCTtcgaagaaaaaataaataaataaattgaagaaataaatcataaaaatccCCAATTTTTAGGGTGAACGTTCCTCATCACGAATTGTTGAAACAGAAGCGGCGATGCAAACATTTGCAATGTAAAGAGAGAAACTGCTATGAATCAACATACTTAAGCAATTACTATCATTCTATTCCCCTTTCACAGCGTATGTATGAATAGATCGATAATCGAAGGAGTGCTTAGCTCGAATTAGTCTGCGGTGGATCGGAGGAGTTGAGATCTTGATCGGACTGCAGTATTATTCCGTCGGAGGGAACGAGGCGAGGAATCCCATCGACGATCGGGTAAGACACGCCGATTGAATCGCTTATGAGTGAGTTGGTTTTCTCGCACATCCTTAGGGGCTGCTTGGTGAGAGGGCAGACGAGAATCTCCGCCAGTCTGGAGCTTATTCCGGCGGCGGCGCTCTTCAGCAGCACTCCGCTCCGTCTCACCATTTTTTAAGAGTAGTGTTGGCGTTTGGTGATGTTTAACCAATTTAAACGATTTTTGTCATAAACGTGTATTCGCCAATAgcactttattattattttttctttatttatggatttttaaccttttattttctgttaaGAATTAGTacacattttaaattaattttattgatattattatcaatattGATAGGATAGTAAGTTACATTGAAAATCAAAGgtcaaattgaaatttatatactccatagtACTCTACTTGATATAATACAAGGTTAACAAAGAGCATGTTGCAATATTCAATCCTACATTTTCCATATGAACTTGAGTGCTTGTATAACTATGTGTGTAAAATATTGAAGTTGCAAATGCTAACATtacaaaaaattacaaatgataCAACCAAACTTTAGCAATGACGGATTTGGGTGGGATCGGAGATCGACTGACCTTATTAGCAGTCTGTGAAGGCCGTGAAGCTCTATCAAATTTGGTTTTCTGAGTTGGCCAAAGAGACCGAAGAAGACACCGGCGGCAAAACGAGAAGCAGCGAGGCAAACTTCAATTGCAGCTTCGAGCGTAATTATAAGCTCCGTCGggttattactattatttattttatagttgaGTCGAGCGTAATTATAAGTTTCgtcgggttttctttgttggtttttTTCCCGATGTATGGGATTAGgtcgaaccaaccctaggatccttagtctataaatagggctaaATTGTTCATTAATTCCTCATTTGTGACCTCTGCACCGCTTCAATCTTATGAATCCGTTCGCTGAATGTTGACTTCTTTCTTCGTCCAACGTTCATTGCTAATGCGGTCGCCGCACTGCCTCCATCCCACGAGTTCTGTTCCctgaatttttaattgattggtGGAGATATGTGAAATCTTCTATTCTATGCTCAACAACTAGGGAGGAGAATAAGTAGGTATTGAAAAAGGAGGGCAGATAATATTCCCATCTGTATGGCACTCAATATTCGATAATGGGAACATTGGAGGACGAAACTGTAATTCCACCTTAATTTAGAGGCCTATATAAATTCAATCGAATACCAACCAATTACTGAAATATAATCTGAGGAATTTGGTTAGGGCATCAAATTGATCACTTTAATTTCACATCGAGACCCTAACCAATACAATTCAATCATGTCAACCAAGCAAGGTAAATTGTTCATCCAATTACACAATATTATCTTGCATATGAGATCATATAcataatcttttttattatcagTATTGTTATTAAAGAACAAAATGATGTTTTTGCTGATTTTTATGATGccttttgcttttgttgcCCTGCATCAGGAGGAAAAGCCAAGCCTTTGAAGGCCCCTAAGGCTGAAAAGAAAGAGTACGACGAGGTATTGTTTCTCAAGGcaattgtattaaattttggaatttgattTGTGGTGATCATTGATCAACTCTATTTTctattgtgtgtgtgtgatgtttgatgtgaatttttatattgaatttttgagatatttgtGTTTGGTGTAAATTGTTGAGATTGATTAAACTTCATAGTCACGAAAGAACTGATCTTGGAACAAATATTCTGGCATCATTGTCttgtttttttgttcttaATGTAGAGATGCATATGAAACTCCAAATTGTAGATGTAATGGTGTTTATGAGCTGTAATACCATTTGTTTTCAAGATACCCTAAAGCAATTGTCAACTAATGATATTGGAATGAACATGATGCCTTCTTTCTCATGATTTTGCAGACTGACAAGGCTAATAttcaaaagaagaaagaagaagagaaggtaAACTATCTTATCCATACAATTTAATCTTGGAAAAGACCGATAATCTGTCTCCGATCCTCACTGATAATAGTCACAATTTTTATGTTCTTGCCAGGCTCTTAAGGAGCTCAAGGCAAAGGCCCAGCAAAAGGGGGCATTTGGCGGTTCTGGTCTGAAGAAAAGTGGCAAAAAATGAGCTAGAAGAAGAGCTAGCTCATTGCTTGTCCTGTTTGTCATTTTCTTTGTCATgtaatttaaacattttagGTTGTTCCCACTAATGTTTATCGGTATCGAGCCGTGAAGGGTGTGTGGGTGTAAGATTGTATGTTCAACAATTGAATCTATGAAATGGCTTATGTCTAAATGTATGTATCCCTGTTTTCTTTCTGATTTTTATTGAGTAGTAGTTTCTCATGACTCAATTGTACCCAAAAGTAGTGTGCCACTTTTAGTGGAGAGAAGGTAGTAGTTACTTATTCAAGATGAATTTAGGTTTAGAAGAGATATATTGCCTACAAGTTTATCTAGATCCTTGCAGAATACTCATCTAGTACAAAGACATTTGGAACACAAAAAACTGAGATGGCTCCAAGTGAAGCCACATCCAAGATTTCATGTAATGGCCTATGGGCGCTACTGGTCTGGCTTGTCGGGATCCTCCTTCTCAGGgtcttcctcctcttcttcctttttctcttcatcctcttcttcatcttcctcaGGATCAGCCGGCATGGGTGGTGGTAACGGAGTCTTCATAGGGCTGAACTGCGGGAATATATCAGGCCTCCTTCCAGGCTTTGGCCTATCCCACTCCTGAATTGTTACAACAATTTAACCTCAGATAAACAGCCAAATAAAGTCAATACTCCTTACTAATAAGCAATGAAAGTTTTATTGTGATGCAATTGTCAACCCTCAATGTGCATTTGATGAATTGAATACATAAAAACAGATGTCATCATAAAGCAATGGCTGAAACATATCAGTGTGCCCCCAAATCCAGTGCTCACTACTTGCAGAGTTCAAAGGACAATGTCAACTAGAATATAGCTCCCATTTCATGCTATCCATGGCATCATTTCATAGATTGGTCAttacatattttcaaaatggTATTACAGTGAAACAAAATGAACAGATGATCATCCATCTTAAGGCCATGTGAAGTTCTTCAACATTCACTAGAATTCAGCAAAACATTTGCAACATGCCACATAGATATAACCTATTTATCTTTCAAAATGAAATTCTTAATAATACCACTTCAAACCAATCTTGACAAGCACCAAATTCTGGTTCCCACCGCAGTATGAGTTAAAGAATTCCTTCATTACCAGTTACCAAGCTAAAGCTACTTACTTCAATTTATATTGGCATTCACAGCATCTCAGTTCAACTAACAAGTTGGAgagaattgaaattaattgcAAGACTTCATAAACTCCAATCATATTAGGCTTTCACAGAAAATCCAAGTTCAAGttcttcaatttctaagtatGTAAGACAAACATATTAGTCTGCACACGAAGAAATGTATAGCCAATTAAATATCTACAATTTCACAACAGAAGTGAGAATTGCAATTAAATAAAGGTGTTCGATGAAAGTTCACAAATAAAAGGGGGCGGAGATAACTAACGATGGGGAAATCGAGAGGCGAACGGCGAGtcatcttctcttcttcgGGAGCCATGCCGACAATCAACGATCTCCGGTGGCCACGCGCCACGATTGAGCTGCGGCAACTCGGGAAAGACGGCAGCGGAGAAAGGGCTTTTCTAATTGAAGAAGAGGCCGTAAATAATGTCGACGAGGTTGAAGCTACCAGCTCCGCTTTGGGAGTAGAAGGCGGTAGACAGAGGGATAAGGGCGAGTACGCCATCGGCGGCGGCGCGTGCAGATGGGGAAGTGTACTTCACCTTGTATTTCCGATGCCCACCGATTATCCACTCGCCCAATTGCTGGAGAGAGATTtgggatagagagagagaggccaAAACCAGTCAAATATGAGCTGTTTCGGATATGGGTCGGGCCCTGTTTCAGACATGGCCGAGCCCAATTTTGCAGACCCTGAGTTGAATGGGCTACAAAAAGGCCCAAATGTATAGATTTTGAGATTTGAACTTATAATACAAAATGTGTTAACAAGCcccctaataaaaaaatagtagtcccttccggcacgagattttatgtagtattgttttgtgaattgatgaagagagagtaaagtaggagagagggaaaagtagagagagtgatgtttccattttaggaaacgtttcatttttagtgggacaacccaaaaagaaaaacgttgcatttctaatgggacaaagggagtacttACTACTACCTTCATCCATTATTAACTGTGACATCTACTTTTATACgcttattttgtgaaaataataataaatagttaaagtgaagaaagagtaaaataagagagcaTGATGTAAAAGAAGacttttctctactttattatctctattattttactatttctcaacttttaactatttattactacattCGTCTCGCATTAACtgtcacatttacttttttgcactcagttttataaaaatgatacaataaatagttaaagtagaaaaataataaagcagGAGAGAGAATAAGGTATAGATGAGTcttctttacattattttctctattattttactatttctcgactttaactatttattatcatttttacaaaacgagtgcagaaaagtaaatgtgATGGTTAAGGaggtagtatcatttttatgatatgagtgcagaaaagtaaattaGATAGTTAACGCGGGACCGATGTAGTAATTGatatttcttctccaaatctcTTTGTAAATAATTTGGATGTGGAGAGAATGGCAGAAAAACAACTCTCCGGCGACGGAGTTCCACCGAGCCTCGCCGGAATGTCAAAAAACCAGCTCTACGACATCATGTCTCAGATGAAGGATCATTAAACTCTAAAATAAGCAACCATAATACTCTTTTTTGCTCGATCTACCCATTGAGAGGATGTGTTTGAATGTATGGAGTTAAGAAACTTTTCGAGTTCGAATtggaaaggaaaagaagattGATACACTAGAGAATCGGCTTTCACCTCCGCCGTCGCACCTTGCTTTTGTGTTActtctctcatttttcttatatttattccAAGTGATCGTATGCTTGAATGAAGTgactaggggtgggtcgatacgatatatcgtatcgaaaacgttgtatcgtgtatcgtatcgaaaatatcgatataaaatcgttatcgtatcgaaagtttcgatataactttcgatattaaaaaatttcatatcgttattgtatcgatatttcgatatatcgtaccgaaattcgatatatcattaaatatcgatatatatcgaaaataaaatatcgatatatcaaaaattttcgatatatatcgtattttcgatataaaacgatatatcgcgatataaggaaattcatatcgttatcgtatcgtatcgaaaattacgatatatcgaaaattcaataatttttcgatatttttcaatacgatacgagcgatatatcattttttcggtatttttcccaaGCCCTAGAAGTAACCACATGTATTCATCGCATGAATATTTGATGGTGAAGGGGACAAGTTGGATTTTCTAGCTAGTGGTTATATGCAAAGTACAAATTCAACTACAAAACACTGCATTTAGATAGCATATTGTTTTGGCAAAACACTAAACTACTTGCATAGGTGATTCGAGTCCTAGtgacaaaacaaaacacagaTATTAATGTCTTAAAAACGACATACACATCACCATATGCATCCCAAAATACTTTACTACGTTACCTAGAAAGCTTAGCTCCTTCACTTCCTGTTTAAAAGCCACATGACATACTCAGGTCTGACAGCTTCAGGTAGCCCCATGAAAATATCAAGTCGGTGGGCCTTTTCGAGAAGTAGCTCACAAACATCAAATCGGACATTCAATGTGAGGCCAGGTATATTGCTCACGATGCCATAGACCCCCTTCCTTGCTTTGAAAAGATCAGACTCGTACGCTAATGGTGTGGACAGCTTGTCTAGTATCGCATTCTTATCCTGATGCAGTTTCTTGAGCATGTCGAGTGGACCATCCATTCCATCTACAGCCTTGCGTTTCCTTCCAGTCTGCATTGCTGTTTGAGTTGTTTTCTGACCCTGGAACACACTGTCCTCAGCTGCCTGAGTGGCTTTCAGACCCTGGGACACACTGTCCTTGGCTGCCTGTAGTGCTGTTTGAGTGGCTTTCCCACCCTGGCCATTGTCCCCGGCTGCATCAGATGGAGACATGTTCTCTTCCGTTTTGTTATAATCAGGACCTGCACTGATCTTCCCAACATTTTCTTGAGCATATGGTTTGCTGACTGCTTCCTCAACATCTTCAGCATTTGATCCCTTGGTTTTATCATTGCCACAATTCTCTGGAAGAACATTCTCATCAGCGTATGACTTGCTGACTGCTTCCTCAACGTCTTCAGCATTTGATCCATTGGTTTTATCCTTGCCACAAATCTCTGGAAGAACATCCTCTTTAGCATAGAGTTTGTTGAATGCTTCCTCAACGTCTTCAACATTTGATCCGTTAGTTTTATCCTTACCACAAATCTCTGGAAGAACATCCTCTTTAGCATATAGTTTGTTGAATACTTCCTCAACGTCTTCAGCATTTGATCTGTTGGTTTTATCCTTGCCACAAATCTCTGGAAGAACATTCTCTTgatcataaaatttgttgaaTGTTTCCCAAAAGAATTTCCCATTTGACCCATTGGTTTTAGCTTTGCCAAAAATCTCATTCCAGTCTTCCCAATAAGGCCAAGACTTAAAACGCATGAGCCTAGCATTGCCATCATTCTGCCAATAAGGAGCTAAGTCAGTACACAAACAATATGAGGCAGTTCGTATATGAGCAGTCTTCCATACCTTAACGATTTTCTCCCACTGCACGTTATCACAGTGAATCATGTGGTCACCTTTCAGGTTAAATCGAACACCACGCTGGCTCAGGATTGCTTTCAGAGATTTGTAATCCTTCTTCCAAACGTTTAGCTTCGATTGTATGTTGGGGTTTCCCCTCAGGTCCGTGCCTGGAAATTCCTTTCTTATGGCTTTCTCTAACAAGATCATGTAGCCCGCTCTAAAGCCAGTACTGCACGTCCATGTTTGTGCTAGTTCTTTGAGGGCTGCAAGGAGAGccttttcctctctcaccGACCAACCCCTACGCGTCCTGTCACGATTGGGCTTACCACAGAGAGCAAAATTGCTACCTGATACAAAATCATGAAGATATTTGGTATAAACAAAATGCCTTCGTGCTAAACAAATGAATTTTGCAAATGTTCACTAACCTTGACTCTCTGAACTCATGTCGAAACTGTGTTAAAAGCTCTTAAATCAGTTTTTGAATTAGAATGTTCCCAAACACCTCCTTGAA
This window contains:
- the LOC125208161 gene encoding protein preY, mitochondrial, giving the protein MVRRSGVLLKSAAAGISSRLAEILVCPLTKQPLRMCEKTNSLISDSIGVSYPIVDGIPRLVPSDGIILQSDQDLNSSDPPQTNSS
- the LOC125204982 gene encoding uncharacterized protein LOC125204982, yielding MSSESQGSNFALCGKPNRDRTRRGWSVREEKALLAALKELAQTWTCSTGFRAGYMILLEKAIRKEFPGTDLRGNPNIQSKLNVWKKDYKSLKAILSQRGVRFNLKGDHMIHCDNVQWEKIVKNDGNARLMRFKSWPYWEDWNEIFGKAKTNGSNGKFFWETFNKFYDQENVLPEICGKDKTNRSNAEDVEEVFNKLYAKEDVLPEICGKDKTNGSNVEDVEEAFNKLYAKEDVLPEICGKDKTNGSNAEDVEEAVSKSYADENVLPENCGNDKTKGSNAEDVEEAVSKPYAQENVGKISAGPDYNKTEENMSPSDAAGDNGQGGKATQTALQAAKDSVSQGLKATQAAEDSVFQGQKTTQTAMQTGRKRKAVDGMDGPLDMLKKLHQDKNAILDKLSTPLAYESDLFKARKGVYGIVSNIPGLTLNVRFDVCELLLEKAHRLDIFMGLPEAVRPEYVMWLLNRK
- the LOC125207762 gene encoding heparan-sulfate 6-O-sulfotransferase 3-like; this encodes MAYSPLSLCLPPSTPKAELVASTSSTLFTASSSIRKALSPLPSFPSCRSSIVARGHRRSLIVGMAPEEEKMTRRSPLDFPIEWDRPKPGRRPDIFPQFSPMKTPLPPPMPADPEEDEEEDEEKKEEEEEDPEKEDPDKPDQ